The genomic interval TACGGGATGGACGTCTGGCCTTGGACGGCCCGGTAGGCATGAAGCGCGGACATGGCGCCCAGCTCCGGAATGAGCTTGCGCAGGCGACTGACCTCACCAGGCGAGCTCCCACCCGTGAGGTGGACCGTCACGCGCCACACCAGGTGGTTGGTCCAGTGCAGCTCCCACCCGGGCTGGGAGCCGTCCCAGAGGTACGCGAATTCGTCGAGGTCTTCCGTGGACATGGGGGTCAGCGCTCCGCGCCGTCTGACAACGGCACGGCATACATGGGGAGCGCGCTACGAAACAACCCGGGTGGGTCGCACCAGACGGACAGGTACCGAGCACCACACGCGGGGCAGTGCTGAAGCTTGGCGGTCCACAGGTCGGGATCTTCGTTCCAGTCCCACCACTGTCCGAGCGCGGCGAGGTCCGCACGGCGCGCGGCGTCGTGGAACGCGTCCACGTCGGGGGAGTCCTTGAAGACGTGCCCGAGGGTCTTCTCTGGTTTGGCCAGCGTCCCGTCGCAGGCCAAGCAGCGCCCCAAGCGATGCGGGTCCGGGGCCGGCGGCGCGGTGAGCGCGGACCACAGCCGGCGGGCGAACGACTTGGTCTCGGACGCGCTCGTCACCCGGCCAGCGTAGCGCGTGGTCGTCGCTCGGCGAGTCGCAGCGTGCGGCGGGCCGCCCGCACATGGCACACTCTCGGGCATGAAGTTGTCCGCCGAGGAGGAGAGCGCCGTTCAGGAGCTCGAGGAGAAGCTGTGGATACCCAAGTCGCGCTTCGACCGCGCATGGATAGACCGCGTGTTGGCGCCGGACTTCCTCGAGTACGGGCGCTCGGGCCGGCAGTACTCGCGGCAACAGGCGGTCGACGTGCCGTTCGAGCCCTTCGTGGCAAAGCTCCCCCTGCCTGAGTTCCGTGTGCGCGTGCTCGCGCCAGACGTGGTCCAAGCCACGTACATCAGCGAAGCGGAGTTCGGGGGCGTCGTCGAGCGGGCCCGGCGCAGCTCGATCTGGTCGCGTGTCGATGGGGGGTGGCAGCTGCGCTTTCACCAAGGCACGCCTATCGACTGAGCGTCCCCGCGGTGGGCCGTGCCAGGTTCGGGTCGGGCATCATCCAGGGATCTCCGCGGAGGCCGCGCGAGTCGACCGCCGTCAGGGCGCCTCGAGTTCCCGCGCGGACGTCGCTGGCGCGGGCGAGCCCTCTGGCCCTGCGATCGCGGGGCGCAGCCAGCGCAGCGCGGTGGCATCCACGTGGGCACGCGTGATGCGCTCTCCCGTGCTCAGCAGCGTGTGCCCCACGTGCAGGTCGGCCTGGTCGAGCTCGTCGGTCAACGCCTCGTGAGCAAGGGTCTGGAGCAGCTGGGCGGGCTGCTGACGCCCAACGCTCTCGGTGATGGCCCTGTCCTTCAGCAACGGCACGCCCGCGAGAAAGGACGTCCACGCCTCGTCATAGGCCTGCAGCGAGAGCACCCGCGAGAGACGCAACACGTGGCGCGGCTTCGACGCACGGAAGCGCTCGTCCAGCCAACGACCGGCTCGCTCGCTGGCGGCCACGGTGTCCTTTGGTCCACTCGACATGGCGTGCGCGAGCATCCCCCGCGTCCGCTCGGCGTTGCGCTGCATGCCCAGTCGCACCAGCTGACCCACGAGGCGCAGTGGCTGCGGCTGGCCGTCGACGTGCCGCGGACGCACGGCCACCCCATACATCGCCAGCAGGTCACCAACGAACTGCGCGAGCGGTGGGTTGCCCGCGCGCTTCGCGGCACGCACCACGCCGGGCGAGACGGCTCCCAACCACCAGGCGTCGAGCGGGTGCTCGGGCGTGAAGGGCTGCTCCGCGACGCGGCCCGGCGCTCGCCACCAGATGGCACACGCTTCGCTCTGGGCCGCCGAGAGGCCCCACAGGATGTCGTCGCGCATCGCCAGGAACGCCTGCCTTTGCGCGTCGATGACCGCGTCGAGGGCGTGGAACTCGCGTCGTACAGCCGTGAGCTGGCTCTCGGCGCGCCGTTGGGCGCGGTCCACCGTCTGGCCGTCCGCTTCGCGCATGAGCGCGTCGCCCGCCGAGAGCCACACCTGACACTCGCCCGGGTCGCCTCGCCGACCGCAGCGCCCACGCCATTGATCGTCGTGTCGCCGGCTGCGACCACGGCCGAGCAGCAACACGCGGAGCCCCCCTGCCTCGTGAACGCGTTGATGCGGCTCGGCGTCGATCGCGCTGCCAGCACCGCCGAGGACGATGTCGGTGCCACGCCCGGCGAGCTGCGTCGCCACGGTGATCCGCCCAGGGGCCCCGGCGTCCGCGATGATCGCGGCCTCCCGCGCCTCGTCGTGTGCCGTGAGCGTCTCGTGCGAGACACCCGCGCGGCCCAACGCCCGAGACACCGCGCTCGCCTCGGCGACGCTCCATGTGCCCACGAGCACGGGCTGGTTCCCACGCTCCGGTCGCGCCAACTCGGCGACCGCTGCGGCCAAGCGCTCGGCGTCGCTCGCGAAGACGCGGTCGGGATGGTCGACGCGGCGGCTCGGGCGGTGAGGTGGCATGGCCACGGTGGACATTCCGAAGCGCTCGTGGATCTCCTCCTCGGCGGACGTGAGCGTCCCGCTCGCGCCACCCAGGTGTCGGTAGCGACGCAAGAACGCGGCGACAGTGAGCGTCGCGTTGGAGGTGCGGGGCGACGTGAGCTGGACACGCTCCTTGCGCTCCACGGCCTGATGCAGCCCCTGGGACCAACGGCGTCCGCCTGCGATGCGCCCCGTGGCGGCGTCGAGCAGCAGCACGCTCTGCCCGTCCACCACGTAGTCTCGGTCGCGCTCGAGAGCGACGTGCGCCGTCACAGCGTTCACCAAGCGATGCTCGAGCTCGGCATCGGGGCGCTCGAACAGGCGCTCGTTCGGGCCCAGCGCGCCGACGCGACGCAAGGTGTCCTCCACGCGGCGCCAGCCGTCCTCCGTGACCGCCACGCTCGCCCCGTCCCGCACGTAGTCGCGTTCGGGAACGAGGCCGGTCACGGCGTCGTCGGCCCAGATGATCGCGGCGTCGTCTTCCACCGTCGCCTCGCGTCCGATGGTGAACGGCACGGTGGCGTGGTCGATCAGCGCAGCGTCGAGCTCGTCCAGGAGCGCCACGTCATGGTGCTCCTGGACCACGGACCACGGCCGCCTGCGGAGACCGTCGCGCATGGCGTCGAAGGCCGCCTCGCGGAGGGACACGTACACGACGTGAGAGCGATAGGCGACACGCTTGGCGTCCAGCTCGGCGCGCGGCAAGGCGAGGCCCACGCGGAGGCCCAGGGCGGCGTACGCTGGCGCGAGCGACGTCGCGTCGCGCTCGCTCAGGTAGTCGTTGGCGGTGAGCACGGTGACGTGTTGACCGGCTGCGGCGAGTGAGGCCGCCGCGAGGAACAGCGCCAACGTCTTGCCTTCGCCCGTCTTCATCTCGACGGCATGCCCATCCATCAAGGCCAGCGCGGCCGCGACCTGCGTCGGGTGCGGGACTAGCCCGAGGACGTCGCGCGCCACACCACAGGCCGCCATCAACGCCGCGTCCGACGACCGCGTGCGAGAGGTCCGAGCGTCCAGGAGCGCGGTCGCTCGCTTGAGGTAGGGTGCGTGGCGGCGCCGGTGCGGGTGCAGCTGGAACATGAGCGACGATTCGTGATAGCAGCAGGCCAGGAAGTGGTTCGAACGGTGAGGCGGCGATGATCTTCGTGACCGGTACCAAGCGCTCTGGGACATCCATGTGGATGCAGATCATGCGGGCGGCGGGCCTGCCCACGCTGGGGACTGCGTTTCCGAAGGATTGGGGCGAGGTCATCCGCGACGCGAACCCAGGGGGCTTCTTCGAGTCGCGGCTGCGCAACGGTGTCTATCATGCCACCAACCCGGACCCCAGAACTGGCGAGTACATCCATCCCACCGAGGCGGGCAGCTTGGTCGTCAAGGTCTTCGTGCCAGGACTGGTGCGCAGTGACCTCGCGTTCATCGAAGCCGTGGTTGGCACCATGCGCGAGTGGC from Sandaracinaceae bacterium carries:
- a CDS encoding DUF4440 domain-containing protein, which produces MKLSAEEESAVQELEEKLWIPKSRFDRAWIDRVLAPDFLEYGRSGRQYSRQQAVDVPFEPFVAKLPLPEFRVRVLAPDVVQATYISEAEFGGVVERARRSSIWSRVDGGWQLRFHQGTPID